The sequence GAAAAAGACGAAATTGAGCAGTTTCTCGCTGAACGCAGGAACGCGGTCCTGGGCACGATTCGCAAAGATGGTTCGCCGCAACTCAATCCGATGTGGTTTCACTGGACGGGCGAGGTCTTTCAGATTTCAACGACCCGCTCGCGCTTCAAATACAACCACCTCAAACGTGATCCGCGCGTCACTTTATGTATTGATGATGTTACTGGTTTCAAGACAGTGATTGTCGAAGGCCGCGCCACGATCGAAGAAACTGATATCTGGGGACCAACACGGACGATCGTCGAAAAATATGTCGACCCTGCCCATGTCGAAGCGCGTATGGCGCGCATGAAGACAGAACCGCGCGTGCTGTTAATCATTCGTCCGGAGAAGTGGATCTCGTGGGATATGGCGCTGCGGGCTGGGCCGCCACGGCAATGAGGACATATAGCAATCAGCGCTCAGCTATCAGCTTTCAGCCAGACAAGAAACCGACAACATCTCCGTGACTTTTGATACGACATAGAGGCCGTAGGCAATCCGTTTCCTTGTTCTTGCTGAACGCTGACTGCTGACCGCTGAACGCTTGTACCTTACCCTTTCGGCAATCCTAGCACTCGTTCTCCAATTATGTTGTGCTGAATCTCATTAGAGCCTGCTGCAATCGTGCTCCGGCGAGAGGCTAACAGGCGGTGCGACCACTTTCCTGAATCGACTGCGCCAGGCGCTCGATATTCGAACTGACTGTATGGTCCTAACAACTCCATAGCAAACGCTTGAATACGAAGATTCAGCTCACTGGTCCCGAGTTTCATCATCGAGCCTTCGGGTCCCGGTGGCAAGCCTTTCAACTGCTTAGTGAGTTGACGAAAACTGGTGTACTTTAGCGCTTCGGCTTCACAGGCAAACTGGGCGATACGCTGGCGCACGTATTCATCCTCCCAAGCGAGGTGTCCGTTATATTCCACTTTGCGCGCGAGCTCGGTGAGTTGTTTGACTTCGACCATCATGTCGGTGCGGCCACCGTGAATGGTGCGCTCGAACATCATGTTGGTCATTGCTACCATCCAACCTTGGTTTATCTGCCCAACGAGGTTTGCCTTCGGCACTTTCACATCCTCAAAGAAGACTTGATTAAAGCCATGTTCGCCGGTGATTTGGATCAACGGGCGAACCTCAATACCTGGGCTTTTGATATCAACCAATAGATAACTGAGTCCACGATGCTTTGGTGCGTCGGGATCAGTGCGGCAGAGTAGGGTGGTGAAGTCTGCATGGTGCGCGTTAGACGTCCACACTTTGGATCCGTTGACGATGAAGTGATCACCGTTATCGACCGCGCGGGTTTCGACGGCGGCGAGATCTGAACCATGATTCGGTTCAGATAATCCCTGACACCAGATTTCTTCTGCTGGAGGGATCTTAGGAATGTGACGTGCCTTCTGTTCCGCGGTGCCCCATTGCATGAGGGTTGGTCCCACACGCGCGATGCCTTGAAAATTGACCGTAGGCGGCGCCTTGGCGCGGTCGAGTTCTTGTTGATAAATGACTTGCTCGATCAACGTTGCACCACGGCCACCATACTCTTTGGGCCAGTGCAGACACATCCACCCGCCATTGTAGAGGGTACGATGCCATGCCCGGCGTCGTTCAAACTCTTCTTTGGTATCAGGATCGTGCAGTTCTCCACCATCACGCCAGTCACGCGGGATATTGTTTTCCAGCCAACTGCGAAATTTCAAGCGAAACGCTTCTTCTTTGTCACTAAACTTGAAGTCCATAAACTCGTCCTTTTTGATTCTGTTGGCCGTGCACCGTTGTGCTGAAGACATATCCTTACCACAGAGCGAGCAAACAACAAAAGGTGGAGAAGTGGTGTATATGGTGTTGCACATAGGCACGAAATATTGTTTGTGGTGATCTCTTACGGTTGAATTAGCGAAAGAGGAGATAGAGGCATGACCGGTGCGTATGGGTGTTTGTTGTTATTTGCTGTAACGCTCTTGTGGCCAGTGCTGTTGCAAGCGGAGGGCCGTAGTTGGAAATATCTCAAAGAGTTATCTGAAGACGAGCGCAAGGCTCTGGATCTTCGCAGTGACACGCCGCGATCGACCACACTGCCGTACTTTCCTGCCGAACCCTATCCGTTCACTGCCCCGTATACCGCTGAAGAAATTGGTATTCGCTCAATGGAATTTCCGCATATGGCGCGGTGGAACCATGTGCAGATCGAAGATTATGGGTCGATCATGCACACCGGTTATCTCTTTAGTGGTAAGATCATCGTGCTTGTGACGCATGACCAGCCTGAAGGACTGGAAGGATATCTACAAAAGAA is a genomic window of Deltaproteobacteria bacterium containing:
- a CDS encoding PPOX class F420-dependent oxidoreductase, coding for MSPHETGFILSLSLPWLRDTFRSFFDTIKIRSWTMALEKDEIEQFLAERRNAVLGTIRKDGSPQLNPMWFHWTGEVFQISTTRSRFKYNHLKRDPRVTLCIDDVTGFKTVIVEGRATIEETDIWGPTRTIVEKYVDPAHVEARMARMKTEPRVLLIIRPEKWISWDMALRAGPPRQ
- a CDS encoding acyl-CoA dehydrogenase yields the protein MCNTIYTTSPPFVVCSLCGKDMSSAQRCTANRIKKDEFMDFKFSDKEEAFRLKFRSWLENNIPRDWRDGGELHDPDTKEEFERRRAWHRTLYNGGWMCLHWPKEYGGRGATLIEQVIYQQELDRAKAPPTVNFQGIARVGPTLMQWGTAEQKARHIPKIPPAEEIWCQGLSEPNHGSDLAAVETRAVDNGDHFIVNGSKVWTSNAHHADFTTLLCRTDPDAPKHRGLSYLLVDIKSPGIEVRPLIQITGEHGFNQVFFEDVKVPKANLVGQINQGWMVAMTNMMFERTIHGGRTDMMVEVKQLTELARKVEYNGHLAWEDEYVRQRIAQFACEAEALKYTSFRQLTKQLKGLPPGPEGSMMKLGTSELNLRIQAFAMELLGPYSQFEYRAPGAVDSGKWSHRLLASRRSTIAAGSNEIQHNIIGERVLGLPKG